ATTCATACGGAAATTTGTCAAATTTCACCACTCCCGTTGTTCCTATATAAAAATTTAACGTGTCAATATATACCAAAGTATCTGTCACACCCAAATGACTGATGGTCACAGTGGCATCTGCAATGGATCGAAATGCACCTACATCAAAATAGCTCGCACTTTCGGTCAGCGACAAGATATAAGGTAAGTTGGGCTCAATGTAAGATTCTACCACCAACTGACTCTCAATCGGCGGGAGGTCAATTTCTACAATTTTTTCGCAAGACCACAAAAACAGGCTGCAAAAAACAACAAATAGGGCTATAAAAACAATGCAATATTTCTTCATGCGGTTGTTTACGAATTCATCTGTTAGTTTAGATATGTGCATCTGTGGTAAGGTATTGAGAAATAACGCTTCAGATAAAAAATTGCCTGCAAAAATGCTATCTAAAAAAGCAGTAAAATGAGAACATGCAATTTCACAAAAATACTGGTAGCGAAGTTACTAAAAAAAGCAATAAGATGGTTTTGGGGAATTAGGCTATATTTTTTTGGAGAATGGAATGTGGGGATAGAGAGGTTTACCTTCAATTGTTGTGTAGAGTCTTCTATACAGAGGTTGTGATTGTAAGTAAAATCATAGATGTGAATTCAGTTACTTATTACGCCATTATCTCCCACTTTTCCCTATAAATGGCAGATTTTGGTTTTCTTTATCTTTTATCATCCTCGACCAAATGAATTTCACTTCCATAACTTGTGAATACCTCACATGGCATTACATAAAAGACATGTAGTTCTTCGATATAAAGAATTGCAAAATCAAAATCATGCAAACAGTAGACGGAACGAACCATATTTCGACTATTTGTTTTGGTTCTTCTATTATCTACCACATAGTTGTTTTTATTGTTATCTTACCAAGCACTTCTTACTTGTACTTTTATCAATCTACCTTCAACATCCAAAACCAAATCATAAGGTAGTCTGTCACCAACAGGTTGTAATACTCCCCATCCTTGTTTTAACGCATATAAAATAACAGCCTGTTCTGCAATGTCTCCTTTTAATTTTGTGTTCATACTTATAATTAATTATTAATCAATTTATAAGATACGAAAAAACATGGAGATTTCAGAGAATTGATAATGAAAAATTTTGAATTTTGGAGTGACTGTAGAGCTAAAAAATGCCAACACCAGACGATTGGAAAACGAATTAAAGTCGATGAAAAGAGCGCAAAAAGAAAATAAACGAAAATTTGGACGAAATAATTGCACATCGTAAGCGGACTTGTAAACGAGTGGTTTAGGTGTGCAATTTGTGTTTTTGTGCGAACCCAAAAAGCGAACTGTTCGGAAATGGGAATTTCCCCTTGTAAACAGTCCGTAAACATACTGTTTACAAGTAGTTTACGGACTGTGATTTTCGTTTTTGAAAAGGGGTAAGCGAGCAAGTATTTGGAAACAGAAAATTCGTTTTGTAAGCAGGCTATAATCGTGTTATAAAAAAAATGAAAAGAATTACAATTCTCTGTAAATAGCAATAGGATCTATAATGTACTCATAATCTAACCTTCCAATAAACCCTTTTTCAAGTCCTGTTAATTTCGGTACAATATTAAGAATAGCCTCTTTTATGTTGCCTTGCTTTTTCTTACCTTGAATATCATAACTTAATTCAAGGTTATTCTTCAATATTTCTAATCTTGTTGGCTCATTTAAATTTCTTGATGTTTGTGTCAATATTCCAAATATAGTGAATGGCTTTTCGGTTTCACGTGAATATTTTCCTACAACTTCATACTCATTTTCTTTCAAAAAATTTCTGTTTATGATTGAGGTAAATAAGTAATTTTCAATTTCACTGGGAAATGGAATTTGGACTTCAAATTGTGATTTATACATATGATTAATCACATAAACTAAACTTTCTAAAAACTTGTCATCCATATTTAAACCAGATTCAAGTAACTGTTTTTTTGAATTTGTTTTAGATGAAAGTAACTGTTTAGCTTTATTTCTTTTATTCCTATCTTTAATTTGTGAAACAGTTTTTTCTAATTCATTAACTTTTTTGTTTTTTTCTTGACTGGCTATGTATCCTATTGATTCCCCTAACTGGTTGAAATTTTTAAATGTTTCTACAAGCATTTTTGAATCATTAAATACAATTTGACCAGTCAACTTTACAAAATGAAAGTCATTAATCTCTTTGATTTGGCTACTAATATTCTGTCTATCAATTGACAATACTTTTTTTTCATTGATTAAAGCATTTTCAAAAATAGTGTATGAGTAGTCATGTAGGAATTTTTTTTCAGTATGATTTGTATATTCTTCAATAATATCTGCCATTAACCTACCACTCATCAAATTTCCTTTTTGTTTTTCTTCATCTGTATATTTCTTACTTTTTGATTTTACCAAATATTCAGTAAGTCCTTCAAAAAGTTGTGAAGAAATAGAATACATTTTTTGATTATCTAAGTAAATGAATGATTTAATTTTTTTCATCGAATCTTGTTTTTCGTATTTTCTTATTATTGTGGTAGTCCTTAATAGATTTCTTTCTTGTTTCAATTATTGTTTTGAATGAAACAAATAAAACAATCAATCCAATAATGCTTGTGATTAATATTAGTATAATTTCAGGACTGCTCATTGATTGATAGTTTATTTAATCTATCATAGATACTATAACTAAAGATAAATGATATTATTGAAAGTATAAGAGAACAATAAAAAAGTATATGAGGTCTAATTATCTCTTGTTTTGGAAATTCAGTAATGTAAGAAATTACTAAAATACCTGCATATACAGCTACCTGAATTGCTGCCAATCCTATCATTTGAGTTTTCCAAACACTTTCTTTTTTGTGTTCTAATTCATTTAGGTTAGTGAGATTTAATACTAATCCAAAGGTAATAAAGTCAGATTCATTCATTAAAAAATCATACCCTGCATTTTTACCAACTACAAACATTAAAAGTCTCAATAAAAAAGGAAGCAATCCAATGGCAACTGTGTATATCAACCATTTTGTTTTAATCATTTTCTATCCTTTTTTAACCTTGTAGTGTTATTAAAAAACCTTAATAAAGATACTAAAAGTATGGGGTTTGGTGGATTTTAATGTCATTTTAATGTCATTTTAATGTCAAAAAATACCAACTTCAAAGAAAGTTAAAGTTTACGCAAATCTTACGCACTTAAACTAAAAAACCCCTGCAAATCACTGATTTACAGGGGTTAATAGCATTTGCTAATGTTGCGGAGACAGGACTTGAACCTGCGACCTTCGGGTTATGCCTACCACTACAGTTTTCACTGCTCCTAATTGCTTAGGATTTGTAGTCTGGACTGTCCCTTCATCTTCAGCCGAATTGTTAAGATGTCTGCCAACCAGTCTCTACACCTTTTTTGAAAACAATTGCTTACTTTCAAAACTTGGCTCGGGATTATCACACTAAAGATTTCCCCGAATTTGACAGATAAACACATAAAAATTTCTTTTTATGCCGCCCAAACAAATCGAATTTTAACAAATCATTGAAAGTGTTTCATTGATTCAACATTCAATTTGCATTTCTTTGAGCCCGACGAGCTACCTACTGCTCCACTCCGCGATATTTAGAAAGAACTATCTCTTTCATTAAGAGGCTGCAAATATAGCACCTTTTTTGGAAACAACCTAATTTTTATTAAAAACTGCTTGATCTTTTTAAAAAGAGTTCCTTTTTATCTATCCGTTCCTGTTCAAAAAACCATCACAACTCCCTCAATTCCTTCACACTCGCCCCAATCAAAGCCGTCATTGCAGCAGCCACCGCAATAACTGCATAAATCACATTAATCGGAACAGTAGCAGCCGCAATGCCTGTCAGCGCAATCGAAACAGCGGTAATTCCCTGCACGCTGACCCCAATCATACTAAAAACCCGCCCCTGCATTTCGCTCGGCACAAGCTGCAAAATAATCGTGGGTCGGGTCACAATAATCATCGGAATCGCCAAACAGTGAATCACCAAAGTCAAAAACATCCCTTCAAAAGTCGTCACCCACAACAAAGGCAAAAAGGTAATCCCATCCAAAGCAATACCCCACAAAAGAATCGAACTTTTGCGAAAAAATCGGCTGTAATAGTTTAATAACAACGTTCCCAAGACCATCCCAATCCCATACGCAATCTGCACAAAAGCATAACTTTCTACTCCCTTCTTCAATATCTCCCGCACAAAAATCGGCGCACCAATCACCGCAGGTCCCATCAGAAAAAAATTATTGGAAATCGTCATCAACACCAAAGCCAGCAAACGTTTATCCCCCTTCACATACGCCAAACCTTCACGCATATCCTGTAAACTCTCTCGAATCACCACTTCAATATCTTTCCTCCTACTTTTTGTTTGCTTCGCTTCAACTGTACCGACTTCTTCGGCATGTTCCATTGGCAAAGTTTCCAACTGTTGCCAAAGTTTTGCATTCTGCGTCTCCGAGGTTTCCGAGCTTTCGTGTTCAACTCCCAAAAACCTCTGCGTCTCTGTGTCTCTGAGTTCAATTTCACGCTCAGTGTGCCTCAGTGCCTCCACACCTCTGTGTTCATTCAACCGATAAATAAAATAAAACGACAACAAAAACGTCAAAGCATCCACCAAAAACAACTGTACCTCATTCACAAACAACAGCAAAAAACCTGCAATAGCTGGCCCTACAAACAGTGCATACTGCCAAGAAGTGTGAATCAAAGAATTGGCTTGAAGTTGTTTGTCAGAATGTACGATTCTCCCCACCAAAGCATCCCGAGCAGGGTTGAACAAGGTATTGAAAGAAGCAATAGCAAAAGTAAATAGCCCCAAAATCAAACCATTCAAACCACCCACATAATACAAGATTGGGATACATGCCACCAAAACTGCCCTCGCTACATCTGCCAACAACATAATCCGTCGCTTGTCAAACCTATCTACCAATGCCCCACTGAACAGACCGAACAACAAACTCGGTAAATATCCCGACATCGCTATCAAACCAGTTGCAGCATTCGAGCCTGTCAACTCTAATAACATCCACAACAATGCGATTTCAAAAATAGAATCCCCTGACTGCGAGATGGTTTGACCAGTAAAAAGGTTGAAAACATTGCTATTGATGAAGAGGCGGTTGAACCAAGAAGGTTTGTTCATTCTGAATAGGCTCTTAAAGTAATCGAAATTCTCTTGCCACTGTATTTTTTGAAGTGAGGTACTTCGTGTGTCCAATGTTGGTTCGTATTCCACGGCACAACAATCACATTTCCATTCCGTATTTCTATATCCTTGAAACCCTTGTTTTTGTAAGGTCTCATTCTGAAAACCCGTTCTTCTCCAAGAGAAATCGTAACAATTGGACTCCCCTCTTGTAAATCTTTTGTGCTATCTCGATGCGCTCCAATGTAGTGATTTTTCAAGCCATCATACCAGTTCAACAAAAGCCCGTTCAATCTTTCATCAATATTTTCTTGTGACCACTCCAAAAAAACTTTTAGTATGTCTGGAATAGGGAGTGCATTGTTTTTAGAACCCGTATAGCGGTAATTTTTTCCATAGGCTTGCTGCCATCTTGGCGTAGGAATTTCTTTGCCGTGAATTTTTACAATATGGTATTCTTCGGGATGCAAATCCCATATTTTCAGAAAGGTAGCATCATCTAATACAAAATTAGAGACAGGTTTTTCAGATGTAAAAACCAAATAATTTGTATTTAACCGTATAGTTTCAAATAGTGTATTCATTATTCACATTAACTTATCCCAACTCTATAAAAATCAAATTCCTATGTCTCCATGTTCCATCCTACAAAAAATCTCTCCATCTCCCTGTCTCTCCGTTCAAAATCCCAAATCCAGTGAGCAAAAACCCTCTATGTCTCCATGTTCAATCAAGCCCTCTCCTCCCAAATCTGACAAAGCTGCAAAATCGTCTCCGCAGACTTCTCCATATCCTGCACCGAAACCCATTCGTGCTTAGAATGAAAAGCGTGTTCTCCTGCAAAAATATTGGGGCAAGGCAAGCCCATAAACGAAAAACGAGAACCGTCTGTACCGCCTCTTATGCTTTTTTGGACAGGCTTCAAACCCGTTCTTCGGATAGCTTCCAAAGCATATTCAGCCACTTGTGGATATTGGTCTAAAATCTCCTTCATGTTGCGGTATTGTTCGGTGACTTCAAAACGATAGCTCGATTCGGGGTAATTTTTCATCACAGTTTTGACTATATCCTCCAGTTCCGCTTCATGTTGCTTCAATTTTTCTGTGTCAAAATCTCGAACAATAAACTTCAAAGTCGCCGACTCCACCATACCTACAATATCGGTTGGATGCACAAAACCTTCTTTTTCCTCAGTAGATTCAGGAGAAAGGCGATTTTTGGGTAAAAGAGCGATGATTTCACCAGCAATCTTGATAGCACTTTCCATATTGCCTTTCGCAAAACCAGGATGTGCGCTTTTTCCTTCAATGTGAATGACCACACCATCCGCCGAAAATGTTTCACACTCCAAAGTACCAGCAGATTCACCATCAATCGTATAGCCAAAATCTGCGCCCAGTTTTTTCATGTCCGCCTTGTTTGCGCCTCGACCAATTTCTTCATCAGGCGTAAACAAAATGCGAACTTTGCCGTGTTTGATTTCGGGGTGATTCACCAAAATATTTGCAGCACTCATAATCGCTGCCAAACCCGCCTTATTGTCTGCTCCTAACAAAGTAGTTCCACTTGCCGTGATGACATCGTTGCCGATTTGAGATTTCAGTTTGGGATGGTTTTGAAGGGTGAGAATTTGATCCGTATCATCGGGTAAAACAATGTCCGAACCATCATATCTTTCATGTACGATGGGTTTCACATTTTCGCCACTGCAATCAGGAGAGGTGTCCATGTGAGAGCAAAAACACAAAACAGGCACATCTTTGTCCGTATTGCTGTGAATCGTAGCATATACATAACCATGTTCGTCCAAATGTGCATCGTCAATGCCCATCTCTTGCAGTTCTTCGACCAATACTTTACCGAGGTTTTTCTGTTTTGCCGTTGAAGGACAAGTGGGAGAATCTGGATCAGATTGGGTGTCTATTTGTACGTATTTCAAAAAACGATTCTTTGCAGTATGTTGATAGGCTTGCATTGAATTTGTTTGAAGCTCTGTTTTCATTGTTGTATTGTTAATTTTTTTTGTATGAAATTCATACAAAAGTAAGTGTTTTTTCTCAATGTCTTTTTCAAAAAAACGCCTGTTTGAGTTTCCTAACTTGAAGGAAACCCTTGTCACAAGTTTCTAAAAAAAAGCGGTGATTCTTCTAATGGAAAAATCACCGCTTCGTTTACTATAATATCAAGTATTTAATATCAGATTCTATTGCAAAGTAAACAATACTCTTGCAAAGATATGACGACCATTTGTGCTGAACTGAGGCGAACGGCGTGTGTAAATGAAACGACCATCTGATTGGAAAGCAGGATCGGATTCATCTGGGTAAACATCCAAAAGATTGTTTGCACCTATGGTGAGGGACAAGTCATCTGAAAAGCTATAACCGACACTCAAATCTGTTACGACTTTACCACCATAATAAGGATTGATAGAATCGTCAGTTAGATTCAAATCTGCATCAAAAATGTTGGCAGTAGTCGCTTCCGTAGTTTCACCAAAATAGGTGTTACGCAAGTAAAAAGTCCATTGATCCATAGTCAAAGTATTGCTCAGTGTCAATTTGGTTCTCGGAACAGCTTGTTCCAAATAGATTCTACTTTCTTGATTAAAGTAGGTATTCACCAATCCTTTTTCTCTCAACAAGTCAGAAGCATTGATACCTGCATCTTGGTCCCATTCTGTTTTTGAGAACGTACCTGCCAAGTCATTGGTCAAAGAGCCATTACCCAAAGCGGTTCTGTGTGAAACCACAATGTCTAAACCCTGTGATTTGGTGTCAATCGCATTGGCAAAGAAGTTAGCACCCGTTGCACCTGCTTGCTCAAAAATTGACTGCAATTCTTCGTCGCCACCTGCACTGAAAGTACCTGTCAAAATCACACGGTCTTCAATGTTTACTTGGTAAGCATCAACCGTCAAACGCAAGTTGGCATCTGGAACTTTAAGTGTGAAACCCAAACTGAAATTTTGAGAAGTTTCTTCCTTCAATTGAGGAATACCCAACAATTTTGCAGCCCTTGAAGTATTCGCAAAAGTTCCTTCTTCTTGTGCTACCGATACGCCATCCACCAATCTAAAAATGGTAGAAGTACGGCTAAAGTGAATTTGGTGCAAAGAAGGTGCACGGAAACCTGTACTATGCGCTCCTCTAATGGCTAAGTTGTCGCCTACTTTGTAGCGTGCCGCCAATTTGTAATTGAAGGTAGAACCAAAGTCAGAATAGTTTTCAAATCTAAGTGCTGCATTCACCAAGAAAGCATCAGAAAATTCAAATTCTGTATCTAGATAAGTTCCCACACTTGAACGGTTGGCATCCACTTCGTTGGTTGGTAAGAAGCCTGCAAAACACTGCGAACCTGAAGGACGATTTCTGCCCAGAAGGTCTTTTGAGAACAAAGAGCTTGGTGTAGTTGGAGTCACCAAATTACCGTTGATGTCGTAATTTCCAAATGAAGATTCGGTTCCAGGAATGACTTTGAAGTTTTCAAATCGGAATTCTGTACCAAATGCTACGTTGATTCCTTTCATCCCTTCCATGCTGTCAAAATATTGAGCAACATCGAAGTTAGCTGTATTTTGGGTAAATGTGTGTCCTCCCGCATTGAATTCGGTAGGAGAAGAAGCCCCCATTGTTGCATTGTGAGTATCGGTTATATAATAGAGGAAACTGTTTTGACCGTATGTATTGCTAAAGTCAATGTTCCAATCACCAATCATACCTTTGATGCCCGCTGCAATAGATTTGTCATTTATATTGGAATTGATTTTAGGTACTGTACCATTTGGATAAATGGCTGTTGTCGTACGATCTTGATTCGGCAATCGGTAGAAACATCCTGAAGTACCTTGTCGGTAGCCAATGCCTCCAAAGCTATAAAACTCCATATTTTCGCCCAATGGAACTGCCATATTTGCGAAGAATTTACCGCCTCTAAGTTGAGATTGTCCGATACGCATATTGTAGTCGCTTCTGACTTGACCTCTTGCAGCTAATTCTTCGGTGGTGAAGTCTGCACCTAACAAACCTTGTACAGTTGCCAAATCAGGCGCATTGGCAATTTGACTCTTCAAATCAGATGAAAAATAGCTAACATTTTGAGAGTAGTCTTGCAACTGCTGCATAGACAATTGACTTACATCTTGTCCTGCCGCTCTTGCGATTCTTTCCACACTATTTAAGCCATTGAAGATACCGCCCGAAAATTCTTTCATTCGATTGGTTGCTCCTCTGTATTCAAATTCGCCTGTGAAATTGATAAAACCACCTTGTTCGCCAACTGGTAAACCATAGTTCAAGCCCAAATTGACGACTTCGCCATCTTGATCTTTTAGTTCTCCTTCAAAAGCACCAATTTCGCTGGTAAAATTAGCACCTGTTGTAAGGTTGAGACTCAATTTGTTCACATCGTCTTTCATACGGATGTTGATGACTCCTGCAATGGCATCTGAACCATACTGAGCTGCGGCACCATCTCTTAGCACTTCAATGGTTTTTACGGCAGAAGCAGGGATAGCATTCAAATCCGTACCTACATTACCTCTACCAAATGTACCGTTCACGTTTACCAAAGAAGAAGTATGTCGTCTTTTACCATTCAACAATACCAACACCTGATCAGGCCCTAAACCACGCAAAGCGGCGGGATCAATGTGGTCTGTACCATCCGAAATTGTTTGGGTATTGGACGAAAAGGAGGGCGCTGATGTGTGCAGCAATTGATTCAAAGTTGTTTGAGGAGCTGCCACACTCAGTTTGCCGACGTTGATAACATCCACAGGAACAGGGGCATCGGTATTGGTTCGATTCGCTGTACGAGTACCTGTTACAATCAACTCGTCCATTTGGATACCTACTGAAAGTGTAAAGTTAGTAGTGATAGACCTATCAGTCTGAATGGTGATGGAGTTTTCCTGTGAGCTAAATCCAACATAACTTGCAACTAAGACATAACTACCTGGTTCTAAACGCAATGAATACCTTCCATCTAAGTCTGTTGTTGTACCGATAGTTGTGCCTTTTACAACAACCGTTGCAGAAGGTAATGAACCATTTTCGTCTGATACTGTCCCGCTTACTGTTCC
The Chitinophagales bacterium genome window above contains:
- a CDS encoding TonB-dependent receptor — translated: MQNLFYKNLRTLLVAILLLSPFLLFAQQGTVSGTVSDENGSLPSATVVVKGTTIGTTTDLDGRYSLRLEPGSYVLVASYVGFSSQENSITIQTDRSITTNFTLSVGIQMDELIVTGTRTANRTNTDAPVPVDVINVGKLSVAAPQTTLNQLLHTSAPSFSSNTQTISDGTDHIDPAALRGLGPDQVLVLLNGKRRHTSSLVNVNGTFGRGNVGTDLNAIPASAVKTIEVLRDGAAAQYGSDAIAGVINIRMKDDVNKLSLNLTTGANFTSEIGAFEGELKDQDGEVVNLGLNYGLPVGEQGGFINFTGEFEYRGATNRMKEFSGGIFNGLNSVERIARAAGQDVSQLSMQQLQDYSQNVSYFSSDLKSQIANAPDLATVQGLLGADFTTEELAARGQVRSDYNMRIGQSQLRGGKFFANMAVPLGENMEFYSFGGIGYRQGTSGCFYRLPNQDRTTTAIYPNGTVPKINSNINDKSIAAGIKGMIGDWNIDFSNTYGQNSFLYYITDTHNATMGASSPTEFNAGGHTFTQNTANFDVAQYFDSMEGMKGINVAFGTEFRFENFKVIPGTESSFGNYDINGNLVTPTTPSSLFSKDLLGRNRPSGSQCFAGFLPTNEVDANRSSVGTYLDTEFEFSDAFLVNAALRFENYSDFGSTFNYKLAARYKVGDNLAIRGAHSTGFRAPSLHQIHFSRTSTIFRLVDGVSVAQEEGTFANTSRAAKLLGIPQLKEETSQNFSLGFTLKVPDANLRLTVDAYQVNIEDRVILTGTFSAGGDEELQSIFEQAGATGANFFANAIDTKSQGLDIVVSHRTALGNGSLTNDLAGTFSKTEWDQDAGINASDLLREKGLVNTYFNQESRIYLEQAVPRTKLTLSNTLTMDQWTFYLRNTYFGETTEATTANIFDADLNLTDDSINPYYGGKVVTDLSVGYSFSDDLSLTIGANNLLDVYPDESDPAFQSDGRFIYTRRSPQFSTNGRHIFARVLFTLQ
- a CDS encoding alpha-ketoglutarate-dependent dioxygenase AlkB: MNTLFETIRLNTNYLVFTSEKPVSNFVLDDATFLKIWDLHPEEYHIVKIHGKEIPTPRWQQAYGKNYRYTGSKNNALPIPDILKVFLEWSQENIDERLNGLLLNWYDGLKNHYIGAHRDSTKDLQEGSPIVTISLGEERVFRMRPYKNKGFKDIEIRNGNVIVVPWNTNQHWTHEVPHFKKYSGKRISITLRAYSE
- a CDS encoding MFS transporter, with protein sequence MNKPSWFNRLFINSNVFNLFTGQTISQSGDSIFEIALLWMLLELTGSNAATGLIAMSGYLPSLLFGLFSGALVDRFDKRRIMLLADVARAVLVACIPILYYVGGLNGLILGLFTFAIASFNTLFNPARDALVGRIVHSDKQLQANSLIHTSWQYALFVGPAIAGFLLLFVNEVQLFLVDALTFLLSFYFIYRLNEHRGVEALRHTEREIELRDTETQRFLGVEHESSETSETQNAKLWQQLETLPMEHAEEVGTVEAKQTKSRRKDIEVVIRESLQDMREGLAYVKGDKRLLALVLMTISNNFFLMGPAVIGAPIFVREILKKGVESYAFVQIAYGIGMVLGTLLLNYYSRFFRKSSILLWGIALDGITFLPLLWVTTFEGMFLTLVIHCLAIPMIIVTRPTIILQLVPSEMQGRVFSMIGVSVQGITAVSIALTGIAAATVPINVIYAVIAVAAAMTALIGASVKELREL
- the pepT gene encoding peptidase T; the protein is MKTELQTNSMQAYQHTAKNRFLKYVQIDTQSDPDSPTCPSTAKQKNLGKVLVEELQEMGIDDAHLDEHGYVYATIHSNTDKDVPVLCFCSHMDTSPDCSGENVKPIVHERYDGSDIVLPDDTDQILTLQNHPKLKSQIGNDVITASGTTLLGADNKAGLAAIMSAANILVNHPEIKHGKVRILFTPDEEIGRGANKADMKKLGADFGYTIDGESAGTLECETFSADGVVIHIEGKSAHPGFAKGNMESAIKIAGEIIALLPKNRLSPESTEEKEGFVHPTDIVGMVESATLKFIVRDFDTEKLKQHEAELEDIVKTVMKNYPESSYRFEVTEQYRNMKEILDQYPQVAEYALEAIRRTGLKPVQKSIRGGTDGSRFSFMGLPCPNIFAGEHAFHSKHEWVSVQDMEKSAETILQLCQIWEERA